The following proteins are encoded in a genomic region of Sphingobacteriales bacterium:
- a CDS encoding TolC family protein: MNRIFWNLVSITCLLVQALQLSAQEPVTIEQCYQWAEANYPLSQQRSLIEQSRNYSISNIAKGIYPQFVVSGQATYQSAVTKIELPVTIPGYEPPNISRDQYRLAGEVSQSLTDFPLNKIQRQLKSNEAAIQEQNITVELYKLHERINQLFFGALLIDEQQKQSDLLKKDIQRGIEQVQAAIENGTAFRSNLDKLKAELLKVQQRDIEMQAAKKAYLSMLGLFTGKDMSETTTLVKPQPPFILTDSIRRPEMTIYELQKKSSLLQQKLIAAKNYPRLNVFFQGGMGRPSPVNMLSEKLTPFYITGIRLNWSLGGMYTFRKEKLLTANDRKSIDVMQHTFLFNTKLSMSQQYSDMQKYEDLIRTDDEIIALRESVKKTSFVQLENGVINTNDYLKEVNEEDQARQNKILHDLQLLMIQYAQKTTSGN; encoded by the coding sequence ATGAACCGAATCTTTTGGAACCTAGTGAGCATCACCTGTCTGCTGGTTCAGGCCTTGCAGCTGTCTGCGCAGGAACCGGTCACCATCGAACAGTGCTATCAATGGGCGGAAGCCAATTATCCGTTGTCGCAGCAACGCAGCCTGATTGAACAAAGCAGGAATTACAGCATATCCAATATCGCCAAAGGCATCTATCCGCAGTTTGTCGTTTCCGGACAGGCAACATACCAGTCTGCGGTAACGAAGATAGAACTGCCGGTGACCATACCGGGCTATGAACCGCCCAATATCTCCAGAGACCAGTACCGGCTGGCAGGTGAAGTATCGCAGTCGCTGACGGATTTTCCATTAAATAAAATTCAGCGGCAATTGAAATCCAACGAAGCTGCAATTCAGGAACAAAATATTACCGTTGAACTGTACAAACTGCATGAACGCATCAACCAGTTGTTTTTCGGGGCCCTGCTGATTGACGAACAACAAAAGCAAAGTGATTTATTGAAAAAAGACATACAACGCGGTATTGAGCAGGTGCAGGCGGCCATCGAAAACGGAACGGCTTTCCGAAGCAATCTCGATAAGCTGAAAGCGGAATTATTAAAGGTGCAGCAACGTGATATTGAAATGCAAGCAGCTAAAAAAGCGTATTTGTCCATGCTGGGTTTGTTCACCGGCAAGGACATGAGCGAAACCACCACACTCGTCAAACCACAGCCGCCGTTTATCCTGACGGATTCTATCCGGCGGCCTGAAATGACTATTTACGAACTGCAGAAGAAATCATCGCTGCTGCAGCAAAAACTGATTGCGGCGAAGAATTATCCCCGGTTGAACGTATTCTTTCAGGGCGGCATGGGCAGGCCATCACCCGTCAATATGCTATCAGAAAAACTTACCCCGTTCTACATCACCGGTATTCGCCTGAACTGGTCGTTGGGTGGCATGTACACCTTCAGGAAAGAAAAGCTGCTGACCGCCAACGACCGCAAATCCATCGACGTGATGCAGCATACGTTTCTATTCAACACAAAGCTTTCAATGAGCCAACAGTATTCCGACATGCAGAAATATGAAGACCTGATAAGAACGGATGACGAAATTATCGCGCTGCGGGAATCAGTCAAAAAGACATCGTTCGTGCAGCTGGAAAACGGTGTCATCAATACAAACGATTACCTGAAGGAAGTGAATGAAGAAGACCAGGCAAGGCAGAATAAAATCCTGCATGATTTGCAACTGCTGATGATACAATATGCACAAAAGACTACGAGCGGGAATTAA
- a CDS encoding helix-turn-helix transcriptional regulator, translated as MGIKKILSKDLSTEAKIKAAAKKLFTQKGLAATRTRDIAQEAGINLALLNYYFRSKDKLFEIVMRENVLLFLSGMLESMQHSEHLNLEQKLELLIDRYIDMLIANPDLPFFILSISRTNGLELDKGDDPLLNGMKGTACLFLQRDPGKHTVGKNSGCPSAALHGQPYVTDCISIRCQLVAEGTDRHQ; from the coding sequence CGGAAGCCAAAATCAAGGCTGCCGCTAAAAAACTGTTTACCCAAAAAGGCTTAGCCGCCACCAGAACCCGCGACATCGCCCAGGAAGCGGGCATCAATCTCGCCCTGCTCAATTACTACTTCCGCAGCAAGGATAAACTGTTTGAAATCGTGATGCGGGAAAACGTGCTGTTGTTTCTCAGCGGAATGCTGGAGAGCATGCAGCACAGCGAACACCTGAACCTGGAACAAAAGCTGGAACTGCTGATTGACCGCTATATCGATATGCTCATCGCCAATCCCGACCTGCCGTTTTTCATCCTCAGCATCAGCCGCACCAACGGGCTGGAACTGGACAAAGGCGACGACCCGCTGCTGAACGGCATGAAGGGAACTGCGTGCCTATTTCTTCAAAGAGATCCTGGAAAACATACAGTCGGGAAAAATTCAGGCTGTCCATCCGCTGCACTTCATGGCCAACCTTATGTCACTGATTGTATTTCCATTCGCTGCCAGCTCGTTGCTGAAGGCACGGACCGGCATCAGTGA